In Silurus meridionalis isolate SWU-2019-XX chromosome 29, ASM1480568v1, whole genome shotgun sequence, one DNA window encodes the following:
- the LOC124382216 gene encoding germ cell-specific gene 1-like protein isoform X2, with product MACCSFLRSPRLSFLQTLFSLILSFISLLASNWCSGVQKVPKPLCSPLRHRTCTPSDLFTNGSTQFTWETGDDRFIFPTFHAGIWSCCEENIHKDEWEEKCRSFMDLTPPSEKGIFWLCVLMELMYISLLCISCVLLMVQVCFSEWKPLLHHWGDLLNAYAAVFTVLAGLVGMVGHIMFMQVFQVTASSGPEDFKPHRYGYSWAFYLGGLHLLYEFWSFHSK from the exons ATGGCATGTTGTTCTTTTCTACGCTCTCCTCGTCTGTCGTTCCTGCAGACGCTGTTCTCCCTCATCCTGTCTTTCATCTCTCTGCTTGCATCTAATTGGTGTTCTGGTGTCCAGAAAGTGCCAAAGCCTCTGTGTTCTCCTCTGCGTCATCGCACCTGCACACCGTCTGACCTGTTCACCAATGGCTCCACCCAGTTCACCTGGGAAACGGGGGATGACCGCTTCATCTTTCCCACCTTCCATGCTGGGATCTGGAGCTGCTGTGAAGAAAACATACACAAGGATGAATGGG aagAGAAATGTCGCAGTTTTATGGATctcacgcctccttcagagaaag gGATTTTCTGGCTGTGTGTGTTAATGGAGTTGATGTATATTAGTTTGTTGTGTATCAGTTGTGTGTTGCTGATGGTTCAGGTGTGTTTCTCTGAGTGGAAGCCACTGCTTCATCATTGGGGAGATTTACTAAACGCTTATGCTGCTGTGTTCACCGTATTGGCag gtctGGTGGGAATGGTAGGCCACATTATGTTCATGCAGGTGTTCCAGGTAACAGCATCCAGTGGGCCGGAGGATTTTAAACCGCATCGTTATGGATACTCCTGGGCCTTTTA CCTGGGTGGGCTTCACCTGCTGTATGAGTTCTGGAGTTTCCACTCTAAATAA
- the LOC124382216 gene encoding germ cell-specific gene 1-like protein isoform X1, whose amino-acid sequence MACCSFLRSPRLSFLQTLFSLILSFISLLASNWCSGVQKVPKPLCSPLRHRTCTPSDLFTNGSTQFTWETGDDRFIFPTFHAGIWSCCEENIHKDEWEEKCRSFMDLTPPSEKGIFWLCVLMELMYISLLCISCVLLMVQVCFSEWKPLLHHWGDLLNAYAAVFTVLAGLVGMVGHIMFMQVFQVTASSGPEDFKPHRYGYSWAFYVAWVGFTCCMSSGVSTLNNYTKSVLMAGTKPKSDFYPMSQFYYPPAPPPPPSIPPPCPPPPPLFPHSLHTSALRLLLPFSLLPLHVHTIPLARLSLPHRLSLSSIHLCPPPLLSLLLLPLHFLSLLPSLLLSLLLSCLMKNTAPSKATVLPVIVYHTAAAGDI is encoded by the exons ATGGCATGTTGTTCTTTTCTACGCTCTCCTCGTCTGTCGTTCCTGCAGACGCTGTTCTCCCTCATCCTGTCTTTCATCTCTCTGCTTGCATCTAATTGGTGTTCTGGTGTCCAGAAAGTGCCAAAGCCTCTGTGTTCTCCTCTGCGTCATCGCACCTGCACACCGTCTGACCTGTTCACCAATGGCTCCACCCAGTTCACCTGGGAAACGGGGGATGACCGCTTCATCTTTCCCACCTTCCATGCTGGGATCTGGAGCTGCTGTGAAGAAAACATACACAAGGATGAATGGG aagAGAAATGTCGCAGTTTTATGGATctcacgcctccttcagagaaag gGATTTTCTGGCTGTGTGTGTTAATGGAGTTGATGTATATTAGTTTGTTGTGTATCAGTTGTGTGTTGCTGATGGTTCAGGTGTGTTTCTCTGAGTGGAAGCCACTGCTTCATCATTGGGGAGATTTACTAAACGCTTATGCTGCTGTGTTCACCGTATTGGCag gtctGGTGGGAATGGTAGGCCACATTATGTTCATGCAGGTGTTCCAGGTAACAGCATCCAGTGGGCCGGAGGATTTTAAACCGCATCGTTATGGATACTCCTGGGCCTTTTA cgTAGCCTGGGTGGGCTTCACCTGCTGTATGAGTTCTGGAGTTTCCACTCTAAATAATTACACCAAGTCCGTGCTGATGGCTGGAACCAAACCAAAGTCTGACTTCTACCCCATGTCACAATTCTACTACCCTCCGGCTCCACCCCCTCCTCCTTCCATCCCCCCTCCATGCCCTCCTCCACCTCCCCTCTTTCCCCACTCTCTCCATACTTCTGCCCTCCGTCTCCTCCTTCCTTTTTCCCTCCTGCCCCTCCATGTCCACACAATCCCACTCGcccgtctctctctccctcaccgtctgtctctctcctccatTCACCTCTGTCCTccacccctcctctctctcctacTCCTTCCATTACACTTTCTATCTCTCCTTCCATCCCTTTtactttctctccttctcagCTGTTTGATGAAGAATACAGCTCCCTCTAAGGCTACTGTTTTACCAGTAATCGTTTatcacactgctgctgctggtgaCATTTAA